Proteins from a genomic interval of Gossypium hirsutum isolate 1008001.06 chromosome A09, Gossypium_hirsutum_v2.1, whole genome shotgun sequence:
- the LOC107942709 gene encoding phosphoglucan, water dikinase, chloroplastic, with the protein MDSILTPKKLDPKFISGCNNQKIKFEEKDLALTSEVTNPQTAIHNRLTAVSAALTIEEEKMRVKLSAPGKVCLNICLDLQVKYGEHVVILGSAKELGSWKKQVPMSWSERGWVCDFEFDGGQSAEFKFVIVGNDKTLVLWETGNNRILKLPEGGSYVIVCHWNSTGEPVKLLPLGLEEYRDRVEDVGHKPTADASELGTSPFVGQWQGRAASFMQSNEHHDREVERKWDTTGLKGLALKLVEEDKNARNWWRKLEVVRELIHESLEIGELLEALICSAVYLKWVNTGQIPCFEDGGHHRPNKHAEISRDIFCELEKITCSKDTSPQELLVIRKIHPCLPSFKAEFTAPVPLTRIRDIAHRNDISHDLKQEIKHTIQNKLHRNAGPEDLVSTEAMLARITKNPGEYSEAFIEHFKIFHQELKDFFNAGSLTEQLESLRESLDERGVSALAAFLECKKSLDAAAESNSVLDLIKSMLSLSALRQVIVKGLESGLKNDASDAAIAMRQKWRLCEIGLEDFTFFLLSRLHNTHEAMGGTNWLADHLDTKKASSWNNPLRSLILGVHQLGLSGWKPGECAAIGSELTAWQEKGLLDKEGSEDGKRIWALRLKATLNRTRRLTEEYSDALLQIFPKKVQMLGKALGILENSVRTYAEAEIRAGVIFQVSKLCTFLLKAVRTALGSQGWDVLVPGSVSGTLVQVETIVPGSLPSSSEGPVILMVNKAEGDEEVTTAGSNITGVILLQELPHLSHLGVRARQEKVIFVTCEDEEQVSDIQKHAGKYMRLEASSSGVDLSPSSNDRGAVSFKKNLSSNGSSAAKGVAVKVPAFNKGNSSLRLIPLAEADVLTSGAKAAACSRLASLAAASNTVNSDNGVSASFRVPSGVVIPFGSMDLALEENKSTKKFMTLLQKIETEGVGNDELDKLCKQLQLLVSSLRLSDDLFDSIMSIFPNEARLIVRSSANVEDLVGMPAAGLYESIPNVSLSNPAVFSDAVSQVWASLFTRRAVLSRRAAGISQKDATMAVLVQEMLSPDLSFILHTLSPTEQDHNIVEAEIAPGLGETLASGTRGTPWRVLSGKFDRTVRTLAFANFSEEMAVSGADPADGEVHRLTVDYSKKPLTVDPKFRQQFSQHLGAIGLFLEQKFGCPQDVEGCCLGEDIYVVQTRPQPH; encoded by the exons ATGGATTCCATACTTACCCCGAAGAAGCTGGACCCAAAATTTATCAGTGGCTGCAACAATCAGAAAATCAAGTTTGAGGAGAAAGACCTTGCTTTGACAAGCGAAGTCACAAATCCCCAGACCGCCATACACAATCGGCTTACAGCAG TTTCCGCTGCTCTCACTAT agaagaagaaaaaatgaggGTGAAATTGTCTGCACCTGGAAAAGTATGCCTTAATATTTGCTTAGATCTCCAAGTTAAATATGGTGAACATGTAGTTATTTTAGGGTCTGCAAAGGAATTGGGATCCTGGAAAAAACAGGTGCCTATGAGCTGGTCCGAGCGTGGCTGGGTATGCGATTTCGAGTTTGATGGTGGTCAGTCTGCTGAGTTTAAATTTGTGATTGTTGGGAACGATAAGACTTTGGTAt tATGGGAAACTGGGAATAACCGTATCCTGAAACTGCCTGAAGGAGGGAGTTATGTGATAGTATGCCACTGGAACTCGACAGGCGAGCCAGTGAAACTATTGCCTTTAGGTTTGGAAGAATATCGAGACAGAGTGGAGGATGTTGGTCATAAGCCCACTGCCGATGCATCAGAGCTTGGAACAAGTCCTTTTGTCGGACAATGGCAGGGGAGGGCTGCCTCCTTCATGCAGTCGAATGAGCATCACGATAGAGAAGTTGAGAGGAAATGGGATACAACCGGTCTTAAAGGGTTGGCTCTAAAGCTAGTTGAAGAAGATAAAAATGCAAGGAATTGGTGGAGAAAG CTCGAAGTAGTTCGTGAGCTAATACATGAAAGTTTGGAAATTGGGGAACTGTTAGAGGCTCTAATATGCTCTGCTGTCTATTTAAAG TGGGTAAACACTGGCCAAATTCCTTGTTTTGAAGATGGCGGTCATCACCGGCCAAACAAACATGCTGAGATTTCCAGGGATATATTTTGTGAATTAGAAAAAATCACTTGTAGTAAAGACACTTCACCTCAG GAACTGCTTGTTATTCGCAAGATCCATCCTTGTTTGCCATCTTTTAAAGCAGAATTTACAGCACCTGTCCCACTGACTCGGATTAGAGACATCGCTCATCGGAATGATATTTCTCATGATCTGAAG CAAGAAATTAAGCATACAATACAGAACAAGCTTCATCGAAATGCTGGCCCTGAAGACTTAGTTTCGACAGAAGCAATGCTTGCAAGGATCACCAAGAATCCTGGAGAATATAGTGAAGCATTTATAGAACACTTCAAGATATTCCATCAGGAACTCAAAGATTTTTTCAACGCAGGAAG CCTCACTGAACAACTTGAGTCACTTAGAGAATCCTTGGATGAGCGAGGAGTTTCAGCTCTTGCAGCATTTCTAGAATGCAAAAAG AGTCTGGATGCTGCAGCAGAGTCAAATAGTGTTTTGGATTTAATCAAGTCAATGCTTTCCTTGAGCGCTTTGAGACAAGTAATTGTAAAGGGTCTCGAAAGTGGTCTTAAAAATGATGCTTCTGATGCAGCCATAGCAATGCGTCAAAAG TGGCGGCTTTGTGAGATTGGTCTCGAAGACTTTACCTTTTTCCTCTTAAGCAG GCTGCACAATACACATGAAGCTATGGGAGGAACCAATTGGCTTGCAGATCATCTGGATACAAAGAAAGCTAGTTCTTGGAATAATCCACTTAGGTCCCTAATTCTTGGTGTTCATCAGCTTGGTTTATCCGGTTGGAAACCAGGAGAATGTGCTGCTATTGGAAGTGAGCTCACTGCATGGCAAGAGAAAGGTCTCCTTGACAAAGAAG GAAGCGAAGATGGAAAAAGAATTTGGGCATTAAGACTCAAAGCTACACTCAACAGGACAAGGAGGCTAACCGAGGAATATTCCGACGCACTTCTGCAAATATTTCCTAAAAAAGTGCAG ATGCTTGGTAAAGCTCTTGGAATTCTGGAAAACAGCGTAAGGACATATGCTGAAGCTGAGATTCGAGCTGG GGTAATTTTTCAGGTTTCAAAACTATGTACTTTTCTTCTGAAAGCTGTGAGAACAGCACTAGGTTCTCAAGGTTGGGATGTCCTTGTTCCAGGATccgtgtctgggacattggtTCAG GTTGAAACAATTGTCCCTGGATCACTGCCATCATCTTCGGAAGGACCAGTTATTCTCATGGTCAATAAAGCTGAAGGAGATGAGGAG GTGACAACAGCTGGATCCAATATTACCGGAGTCATACTTTTGCAGGAATTGCCTCACTTGTCTCATCTTGGTGTTAGGGCCCGACAA GAAAAGGTTATCTTTGTTACATGTGAAGATGAAGAGCAAGTTTCCGATATACAAAAGCACGCAGGAAAATACATGAG ACTAGAAGCATCATCAAGTGGCGTGGACCTAAGTCCATCTTCAAATGATCGTGGTGCTGTTTCTTTTAAGAAGAATCTTTCAAGTAATGGTTCATCTGCAGCCAAGGGGGTGGCTGTTAAAGTCCCGGCCTTTAATAAG GGAAATTCTTCCTTAAGACTTATACCACTTGCCGAAGCAGATGTACTAACTTCAGGAGCTAAGGCAGCTGCTTGCAGTCGTTTAGCGTCCTTGGCAGCAGCTTCCAATACGG TAAACAGTGACAATGGTGTGTCAGCTTCGTTTCGTGTTCCTTCTGGAGTAGTTATACCGTTTGGTTCGATGGACTTGGCTTTAGAGGAAAACAAATCGACAAAAAAATTCATGACTCTTCTACAAAAGATAGAAACAGAAGGAGTCGGGAACGATGAACTTGACAAACTATGCAAACAACTTCAGCTACTGGTCTCTTCCCTCCGTCTCTCGGATGACTTATTCGATAGCATCATGAGCATATTTCCAAACGAAGCACGCTTGATTGTTCGTTCAAGTGCAAATGTGGAGGATTTGGTGGGGATGCCAGCTGCTGGACTTTACGAATCGATCCCAAATGTCAGTCTATCAAATCCAGCAGTTTTTTCTGATGCTGTTAGTCAAGTATGGGCCTCACTCTTTACACGAAGGGCAGTGCTGAGCCGCCGAGCTGCTGGTATATCGCAGAAAGATGCTACTATGGCAGTGTTGGTCCAAGAAATGCTTTCACCGGATCTTTCATTCATACTCCACACACTCAGCCCAACTGAGCAGGATCATAACATTGTTGAGGCTGAGATTGCTCCAGGGTTAGGCGAAACTCTTGCTTCAGGAACTCGTGGCACACCCTGGCGTGTATTGTCTGGGAAGTTTGACAGGACTGTCCGGACACTAGCATTTGCAAATTTCAGTGAGGAGATGGCAGTATCAGGTGCAGACCCTGCTGATGGTGAAGTTCACCGTTTGACAGTAGACTACAGCAAAAAACCGTTAACAGTTGATCCTAAATTCCGTCAGCAGTTTAGTCAGCATCTTGGTGCCATTGGGCTTTTCCTGGAGCAGAAGTTTGGCTGCCCCCAAGATGTTGAAGGATGTTGTCTCGGGGAAGATATTTACGTGGTTCAGACACGCCCCCAACCCCACTAA